From a single Campylobacter concisus genomic region:
- the tsf gene encoding translation elongation factor Ts, with amino-acid sequence MEITAQMVKELRESTGAGMMDCKKALGEANGDMEKAVDILREKGLGQAAKKADRLASEGLVSVEVCSKCKKATISEINSETDFVARNPQFQTLAKDATAHIQSSGITTVEELNASTLNGVKFEDYFKTQIATIGENLVVRRFETIIADDKGVVNGYVHSNGRVGVLIGAACESAEVANKAAEFIRNLCMHAAAMKPSVISYKDLDKDFVEKEFIALRAELEKENEELKRLGKPLHHIPEYASRCQIGEAELAKATKAIEEELKAEGKPEKIWDKIIPGKIERFYADNTVLDQRLTLLGQFYVMDDKKTIEQVIEEKSKELGGKIEIVKYVRFELGEGLEKKVDDFAAEVAAQIG; translated from the coding sequence ATGGAAATAACTGCACAAATGGTAAAAGAGCTCCGCGAATCAACCGGAGCTGGTATGATGGACTGCAAAAAGGCACTTGGCGAAGCAAATGGTGACATGGAAAAAGCTGTTGACATCCTTCGTGAAAAAGGCCTAGGCCAAGCTGCTAAAAAGGCTGATCGTCTCGCAAGCGAGGGCTTGGTAAGTGTTGAAGTTTGCTCAAAATGCAAAAAAGCAACTATCAGCGAGATCAACTCTGAGACTGACTTCGTTGCTAGAAACCCACAGTTTCAAACACTTGCAAAAGACGCAACAGCTCACATCCAATCAAGTGGCATAACAACAGTTGAAGAGCTAAATGCGAGTACTTTAAATGGTGTTAAATTTGAAGATTATTTCAAAACTCAGATCGCAACTATAGGTGAGAACCTTGTAGTTCGCCGCTTTGAGACTATTATTGCTGATGATAAAGGCGTAGTAAATGGTTATGTTCATTCAAATGGCCGTGTTGGTGTGCTTATAGGTGCAGCTTGCGAAAGCGCAGAAGTTGCAAATAAAGCAGCTGAATTTATAAGAAATTTATGTATGCACGCAGCTGCTATGAAGCCAAGTGTTATAAGCTACAAAGATCTTGATAAAGATTTTGTTGAGAAAGAATTTATCGCACTTCGCGCTGAGCTTGAAAAAGAAAATGAAGAGCTAAAACGCCTAGGCAAGCCACTTCACCACATCCCTGAGTATGCTAGCCGCTGCCAGATAGGTGAGGCAGAGCTTGCAAAAGCTACAAAAGCGATCGAAGAAGAGCTAAAAGCTGAGGGCAAACCTGAGAAAATTTGGGACAAGATCATCCCTGGTAAGATCGAGAGATTTTACGCTGACAATACAGTACTTGACCAACGCCTTACACTTTTAGGTCAGTTTTATGTAATGGACGATAAAAAGACTATCGAACAAGTTATCGAAGAGAAGAGCAAAGAGCTTGGCGGCAAGATCGAGATCGTAAAATACGTTCGTTTCGAGCTTGGCGAAGGCTTAGAGAAAAAAGTAGATGACTTTGCTGCAGAAGTTGCTGCTCAAATAGGCTAA
- the rpsB gene encoding 30S ribosomal protein S2, whose amino-acid sequence MVTMRDLLECGVHFGHQTRRWNPKMKKFIFGERKGIYIIDLQKTIRYFRYTYNIVRDAAAEGKSVLFVGTKKQAIDAIKEYAEKCGMPYVNHRWLGGMMTNFGTIRQSIRKLEVIETMEEDGSINLLTKKEALMLRRKKEKLIATLGGIRNMKSLPDMIFVVDTVKEKIAVQEANRLKIPVVAPIDTNCDPDVVDYPIPGNDDAIRSVQLFCQEMAEAINEGKSLLEQDGGEQAAGEEVSQDEKDAVVAEAMSEEDFGEDEE is encoded by the coding sequence ATGGTAACTATGAGAGATTTATTAGAGTGTGGCGTACATTTTGGTCACCAAACACGCCGCTGGAACCCAAAGATGAAAAAATTTATCTTTGGCGAAAGAAAAGGTATCTATATTATAGATCTACAAAAGACTATCCGCTACTTCCGCTACACTTACAATATCGTTCGTGACGCAGCTGCTGAGGGCAAGTCAGTGCTATTTGTTGGCACTAAAAAACAAGCTATCGACGCTATCAAAGAGTACGCTGAAAAATGTGGAATGCCTTATGTAAATCACCGCTGGTTAGGTGGTATGATGACAAACTTTGGTACTATCCGCCAGTCTATCCGCAAACTAGAAGTTATCGAGACTATGGAAGAAGATGGCTCGATAAATTTACTAACTAAAAAAGAGGCTTTAATGCTTCGTCGCAAAAAAGAGAAGCTTATCGCAACTCTTGGCGGTATCCGCAATATGAAAAGCCTACCTGATATGATATTTGTTGTTGATACAGTTAAAGAAAAGATCGCTGTTCAAGAAGCAAATCGTTTAAAAATTCCAGTTGTAGCACCGATCGATACAAACTGCGATCCTGACGTTGTTGACTATCCGATTCCAGGAAACGACGATGCGATCCGTTCTGTTCAGCTTTTCTGCCAAGAGATGGCTGAGGCGATCAACGAAGGCAAATCACTTCTTGAGCAAGATGGTGGCGAGCAAGCTGCTGGCGAAGAAGTAAGCCAAGATGAGAAAGATGCAGTTGTAGCTGAGGCTATGAGTGAAGAAGACTTTGGCGAGGACGAAGAGTAA
- a CDS encoding acetyltransferase — MPYENFKSKNPLVLKITTNARKFGVETLQNEEFVSILLNVKKLKISSEQRQTMAEIFAKLIKIEEDSQLSK; from the coding sequence ATGCCTTACGAAAACTTTAAATCAAAAAATCCTCTTGTGCTAAAAATCACTACAAACGCAAGAAAATTTGGCGTAGAAACGCTACAAAATGAGGAGTTTGTAAGCATTCTTTTAAACGTTAAGAAGCTTAAAATTTCATCCGAACAAAGACAAACAATGGCAGAAATTTTTGCTAAGTTAATAAAAATCGAAGAAGACTCACAATTAAGTAAATAA
- a CDS encoding DUF4198 domain-containing protein, protein MKIGRILTAVMLTGAFYMAQAHLFWVDGANDEKLGKFIANMGYSDDFPKLEPIMAERVHLFAPITVISKDGSKKKLTQSGENYRYEGERLDKGTYILLAQQNPMYSLKRRSDGKWLIDTTKLDLKDLSDIQICRLMTITSKRVLNLGEIDGFVTKPVGVKIEIVPLQNPAEFRVDKPFKLQVFADGKPLERAKLTGTFAGFLDHKHAFYGVTDEQGITEVLALRPGFWVFEVIYERPYPDAAKCDKETLKTTLSFEIKE, encoded by the coding sequence ATGAAAATAGGTAGAATTTTGACCGCTGTTATGTTAACAGGAGCCTTTTATATGGCGCAAGCACACTTGTTTTGGGTAGATGGAGCTAATGATGAAAAGCTAGGAAAATTTATCGCAAATATGGGTTATAGCGACGATTTTCCAAAGCTAGAGCCTATTATGGCCGAACGCGTCCATCTTTTTGCGCCAATTACTGTAATAAGTAAAGATGGTAGTAAAAAGAAGCTTACACAAAGTGGCGAGAACTACCGCTACGAGGGCGAAAGATTAGACAAAGGCACATATATCTTACTAGCACAGCAAAATCCTATGTATTCGCTCAAAAGGCGTAGTGATGGCAAGTGGCTAATAGACACAACTAAGCTTGATCTAAAGGATCTAAGTGATATACAGATTTGCCGGCTGATGACGATAACATCTAAAAGAGTCTTAAATTTAGGTGAAATAGATGGCTTCGTAACTAAACCTGTTGGAGTTAAAATCGAGATCGTACCGCTACAAAACCCAGCAGAATTTAGAGTAGATAAGCCTTTTAAATTGCAGGTTTTTGCTGATGGAAAGCCGCTAGAGCGAGCTAAGCTAACTGGTACTTTTGCTGGATTTTTAGACCATAAGCACGCGTTTTATGGTGTGACTGATGAGCAAGGCATCACTGAAGTGTTAGCTCTAAGACCAGGATTTTGGGTATTTGAAGTGATTTATGAAAGACCTTATCCAGATGCTGCGAAGTGTGATAAAGAGACGTTAAAAACGACGCTTAGTTTTGAGATAAAAGAATAA
- the pgeF gene encoding peptidoglycan editing factor PgeF, producing MRENLEIVFDKNGVLAGFTNRFGGVSEGAYESLNLADHVGDDPLKVAQNREILATALGIMPINLKFMSQIHSNKVEILQDFNDTLPPCDGVITSLKGVTLCVLVADCAPVLIIDEHLGVVAAVHAGRAGVTSKICTNAVGLMMSEFGCRASNLRVFIGANIKVQNYEVGKLDLGEFNRYKKDGKFDINAALLDEFAKLGVEQIWLDPRCTFERDELFSYRKQSRTGRFCGFVMNRATSVNSKK from the coding sequence ATGCGTGAAAATTTAGAGATCGTTTTTGATAAAAATGGCGTATTAGCTGGCTTTACAAATAGATTTGGTGGTGTGAGTGAGGGTGCTTATGAGAGCTTAAATTTAGCAGATCATGTTGGTGATGATCCGCTAAAGGTCGCACAAAATCGTGAAATTTTAGCGACGGCGCTTGGCATTATGCCTATTAATTTAAAATTTATGAGCCAAATCCACTCAAATAAAGTGGAAATTCTGCAAGATTTTAACGATACTCTACCTCCGTGTGATGGTGTGATAACATCATTAAAAGGCGTGACGCTTTGCGTCTTAGTCGCTGACTGTGCGCCTGTTTTGATAATAGATGAACATCTTGGCGTAGTCGCAGCTGTGCACGCGGGGCGTGCAGGTGTTACTAGTAAAATTTGCACAAATGCGGTAGGACTGATGATGAGTGAGTTTGGTTGTCGCGCTAGTAATTTACGCGTATTTATAGGCGCAAATATCAAAGTGCAAAACTACGAAGTAGGCAAGCTGGATCTTGGCGAATTTAACCGATACAAAAAAGATGGGAAATTTGATATAAATGCAGCTTTATTAGACGAATTTGCTAAGCTTGGGGTAGAGCAAATATGGCTAGATCCTCGCTGCACTTTTGAGAGAGATGAATTATTCTCATACCGCAAGCAGAGTAGGACTGGGCGTTTTTGCGGATTTGTGATGAATAGAGCCACATCGGTAAATAGTAAAAAATAA
- a CDS encoding riboflavin synthase, translating into MFNGLIREIAQVVSYSQNILRLKANFRPNLGDSIAVNGACLSVIKLHEDGFSVELSAESRANIAVENLKERVHIEPAMKLGDRVDGHLMQGHIDFIGKISNIRKNENGVDFYIDLPRDAMSLMSNKGSVGVEGVSLTINEILPNGIRLTIIPITFRDSLFGTFKVGRRVNIESDLLARYVARQLFCKQDSGLSWDDVERISSLY; encoded by the coding sequence ATGTTTAATGGCTTGATCCGTGAGATCGCACAGGTTGTTAGTTATTCACAAAATATTTTAAGGCTAAAGGCAAATTTTCGTCCAAATTTGGGCGATAGCATTGCTGTAAATGGTGCTTGCTTGAGTGTGATAAAACTGCATGAAGATGGCTTTAGCGTGGAGTTAAGTGCAGAGAGTAGGGCAAATATCGCGGTTGAAAATTTAAAAGAAAGAGTGCATATTGAGCCAGCGATGAAGCTAGGAGACAGAGTAGATGGGCATTTGATGCAAGGACATATCGATTTTATTGGTAAAATTTCAAATATCAGAAAGAATGAGAATGGGGTTGATTTTTACATCGACTTGCCGCGCGATGCTATGAGCTTGATGTCAAATAAAGGTTCGGTGGGTGTTGAGGGCGTGAGTCTAACCATAAATGAAATTTTGCCAAATGGTATAAGGCTTACGATCATACCAATCACTTTTAGAGATAGTCTTTTTGGCACTTTTAAGGTCGGCAGGCGCGTAAATATCGAAAGCGATCTTTTGGCTCGATACGTGGCTAGGCAGCTTTTTTGCAAGCAAGATAGTGGCCTTAGCTGGGACGATGTTGAGCGAATTTCTAGCCTTTACTAG
- a CDS encoding YwqG family protein, whose protein sequence is MDIAKISKGCKERGLDELFMLLSPLARNAIRIDTQAKNDDDIAVGASKFGGSPDLPDGLSWPSNENGALSFVAQINFAEASKFDIDSLLPKSGMLYLFYDRNLRVWGYDPANKKGFAVIFSEVAKDQLARQNMDSGNFTFGARSLSFRNELNLPSLQSSIVPFSKISEAEWEAYHEVIEPSWQAKENKLLGHSDNVQDGMELECELVANGLSCGDGSAYHHPRIAEFEKNSAQWQLLLQIDSDDEGDMDWDGEGRVYLWIKRDDLAVRDFSKTWLVLQTS, encoded by the coding sequence ATGGATATTGCAAAAATTTCTAAAGGTTGTAAAGAACGTGGCCTGGATGAACTTTTTATGCTTTTATCGCCACTAGCAAGAAATGCCATAAGGATAGATACGCAAGCTAAAAATGACGATGATATCGCCGTTGGAGCGTCTAAATTTGGCGGCTCGCCAGATCTGCCAGATGGTTTATCGTGGCCTTCAAATGAAAACGGCGCTTTGAGTTTTGTGGCACAGATAAATTTTGCTGAAGCTAGCAAATTTGACATTGACTCACTACTTCCAAAAAGCGGAATGCTCTATCTTTTTTATGATAGAAATTTACGTGTTTGGGGCTACGACCCTGCCAATAAAAAGGGCTTTGCCGTGATCTTTAGTGAGGTAGCTAAAGACCAGCTTGCTCGACAAAACATGGATAGCGGAAATTTCACATTTGGCGCACGCTCTCTTAGCTTTAGAAACGAGCTAAATTTGCCAAGTTTGCAAAGCTCGATTGTGCCATTTAGTAAAATTAGTGAGGCTGAGTGGGAGGCCTATCATGAGGTTATTGAGCCAAGCTGGCAGGCTAAAGAAAATAAGCTCCTTGGGCACTCCGATAATGTCCAAGATGGCATGGAGCTAGAGTGTGAGCTGGTTGCAAATGGACTTAGCTGTGGTGATGGTAGCGCTTATCACCACCCAAGAATAGCGGAATTTGAGAAAAATTCTGCCCAGTGGCAACTACTTTTACAGATAGATAGTGATGATGAGGGCGATATGGACTGGGACGGAGAGGGCAGAGTTTATCTGTGGATAAAGAGGGACGACCTAGCGGTGCGCGACTTTAGCAAGACGTGGCTAGTTTTGCAAACAAGTTAA
- a CDS encoding CbrC family protein yields the protein MNKFQEKYITLSKEYYKNNGNASSIEALYQFKEELENCDDICAKYVLVDVYQLLSMRKSAYDLLLKIHDKSDKKQLKALGYLVQFIDENDKWALPRPKSRDQILAQKDKAITLPKFIYHPNPLKTGAFKDDMNIVCECCGKDTEVYYSGSIYCEQDISYLCPTCISSGKAAKKFDATFVQDADKLTTSDAKKNDELFRRTPGYESWQGEHWIVCCDDYCEFLGDIGTRELEEMGMADEVFDDYAKRAEYDDKMLREYLVKAGDIAGYLFRCLHCKKYHIYVDAC from the coding sequence ATGAATAAATTCCAAGAAAAATATATCACTCTTTCAAAAGAATATTATAAAAATAATGGCAATGCTTCTAGCATTGAGGCACTCTATCAGTTTAAAGAAGAGTTGGAAAATTGTGATGACATTTGCGCAAAGTATGTTTTAGTCGATGTTTATCAGCTTTTATCTATGAGAAAGAGTGCTTACGACTTACTTTTAAAAATACATGACAAAAGTGATAAAAAGCAGCTAAAGGCACTTGGCTATCTAGTGCAATTCATTGACGAAAATGATAAATGGGCGCTGCCTCGCCCAAAAAGTAGAGATCAAATTTTGGCTCAAAAAGATAAAGCTATCACGTTACCAAAATTTATCTACCATCCCAATCCTTTAAAAACTGGCGCATTTAAAGATGATATGAACATAGTGTGTGAGTGTTGTGGCAAAGATACTGAAGTTTATTATAGCGGCAGTATTTATTGCGAGCAGGATATTTCGTATCTTTGTCCTACTTGTATTTCTAGTGGTAAGGCTGCTAAGAAATTTGACGCAACATTTGTGCAAGATGCTGACAAACTAACTACAAGTGATGCTAAAAAGAATGACGAACTCTTTAGAAGAACCCCGGGCTACGAGAGCTGGCAGGGCGAGCATTGGATAGTTTGTTGTGATGATTATTGCGAATTTTTAGGCGACATTGGTACAAGAGAGCTTGAAGAAATGGGTATGGCAGACGAGGTCTTTGATGACTATGCAAAAAGAGCCGAATATGACGATAAAATGCTACGCGAATATCTTGTCAAAGCTGGCGATATTGCTGGATATTTGTTTCGTTGTTTGCATTGTAAGAAGTATCATATATACGTTGATGCTTGTTAA
- the accA gene encoding acetyl-CoA carboxylase carboxyl transferase subunit alpha: MSNYLDFEKSIKQIDEDIANAKIRGDEHAVEILNKNLSKEISKIYKNLNEYQRLQLARHPDRPYSIDYINAFLIDGYEIHGDRAFRDDPAIVCYIGYIGGKKTVVIGEQKGRGTKNKLRRNFGMPHPEGYRKALRVAKMAEKFNLPILFLIDTPGAYPGVGAEERGQSEAIARNLFEFANLKTPIIAVVIGEGGSGGALAIGVADRLAMMKNSVFSVISPEGCAAILWNDPAKQEQATKSMKITADDLKSLSLIDAVIDEPINGAHRDKDGAAKALANYFISELAELEKFDINDLVAKRIEKILSIGAFEE; the protein is encoded by the coding sequence ATGTCAAATTATTTAGATTTTGAAAAAAGCATAAAGCAAATTGATGAAGATATAGCAAATGCTAAGATCAGAGGCGATGAACATGCTGTTGAAATTTTAAATAAGAATTTATCTAAAGAGATATCAAAAATATATAAAAATTTAAACGAATATCAACGTTTGCAACTTGCTCGTCATCCAGATAGACCATATTCTATTGATTATATTAATGCGTTTTTGATTGATGGATATGAGATTCATGGAGATAGAGCATTTAGAGATGATCCAGCGATAGTTTGCTACATCGGCTATATCGGAGGCAAAAAGACTGTCGTTATAGGCGAGCAAAAAGGCCGTGGCACTAAAAATAAATTAAGAAGAAATTTTGGTATGCCTCATCCTGAGGGTTATCGCAAAGCTCTTAGAGTTGCAAAAATGGCTGAAAAATTTAATTTACCTATTTTATTTCTCATAGATACTCCAGGAGCATATCCAGGCGTTGGAGCTGAAGAGCGAGGACAAAGTGAAGCCATAGCTAGAAATTTATTCGAGTTTGCAAATTTAAAAACTCCAATAATTGCTGTTGTTATTGGCGAAGGTGGAAGTGGTGGCGCATTAGCTATAGGCGTGGCTGATAGACTCGCTATGATGAAAAACTCCGTTTTTTCAGTTATCTCTCCAGAAGGCTGTGCGGCAATACTTTGGAATGACCCAGCTAAACAGGAACAAGCTACAAAATCTATGAAAATAACAGCTGATGATTTAAAAAGTCTATCGCTGATTGATGCTGTTATAGATGAGCCGATAAATGGAGCCCATAGAGATAAAGATGGTGCTGCAAAAGCACTTGCAAATTATTTTATCTCAGAGCTAGCTGAGCTTGAAAAGTTTGATATAAATGATCTTGTAGCAAAAAGAATAGAAAAAATTCTCTCTATCGGAGCATTTGAAGAATAA
- a CDS encoding beta-ketoacyl-ACP synthase II has translation MKRVVVTGIGMINALGLDKESSFKAICEGKTGVKEITSFDVSDFPVKIAAEITDFDPNSILDGKEVKKVDRFIQLGIKASNEAMADANFKEFDAHKFGVSSAAGIGGLPNIEKNSITYFEKGVKRISPFFIPSALVNMLGGIVSINHGLKGPNLSSVTACAASTHAISQAVKCIMIGQATNMLVIGAESTICGVGIGGFAAMKALSTRNDEPSKASRPFDANRDGFVMGEGAGALVLEEYESAIARGAKIYAEVVGFGESGDAHHITSPTLEGPLSAMKQALDMAKGVKIDYVNAHGTSTPVNDKNETAALKAVFGDKCPPVSSTKGQTGHCLGGAGAIEAVISIMAMRDGIIPPTINYETPDPECDLDYVPNKARKADIKAVMSNSFGFGGTNGVVIFKKLD, from the coding sequence TTGAAACGAGTCGTTGTAACTGGTATAGGCATGATAAACGCACTTGGTCTTGACAAAGAGAGCTCTTTTAAGGCTATTTGCGAGGGTAAAACAGGTGTGAAAGAGATCACAAGCTTTGATGTAAGTGACTTTCCTGTTAAAATTGCTGCCGAAATAACTGATTTTGATCCAAATAGCATTTTAGACGGCAAAGAGGTGAAAAAAGTAGATCGTTTCATACAGCTTGGCATAAAAGCATCTAATGAAGCTATGGCTGATGCAAATTTTAAAGAGTTTGATGCTCATAAATTTGGCGTTAGTTCAGCAGCTGGCATAGGCGGTTTGCCAAATATTGAGAAAAACTCGATTACATATTTTGAAAAAGGTGTAAAGAGAATTTCACCATTTTTCATTCCATCTGCACTTGTAAATATGCTAGGTGGTATAGTTTCTATAAATCACGGACTTAAGGGTCCAAATTTGTCTAGTGTAACAGCATGTGCAGCAAGCACTCATGCGATATCGCAAGCTGTAAAATGCATTATGATTGGTCAAGCTACAAATATGCTAGTTATCGGCGCTGAGTCTACTATTTGTGGTGTAGGTATAGGCGGCTTTGCAGCAATGAAAGCTCTCTCAACTAGAAATGATGAGCCAAGTAAGGCATCAAGGCCATTTGACGCAAATCGTGATGGTTTTGTAATGGGTGAAGGAGCCGGTGCGCTTGTACTTGAAGAGTATGAGTCAGCTATTGCAAGAGGTGCTAAAATTTATGCTGAAGTAGTTGGATTTGGCGAGAGTGGAGATGCTCATCATATCACGTCACCAACACTTGAAGGTCCATTAAGTGCGATGAAACAAGCACTTGATATGGCAAAAGGTGTAAAGATAGATTATGTCAATGCACATGGTACTTCAACACCTGTAAATGACAAGAATGAAACTGCGGCGTTAAAAGCAGTTTTTGGTGACAAATGTCCACCAGTTAGCTCAACAAAAGGTCAAACTGGACACTGCCTAGGTGGTGCTGGTGCGATCGAGGCTGTTATATCTATAATGGCAATGAGAGACGGCATTATCCCTCCAACAATAAACTACGAAACTCCTGATCCAGAGTGTGATCTAGACTATGTTCCAAATAAAGCTAGAAAAGCTGATATAAAGGCTGTTATGAGCAATTCGTTTGGCTTTGGCGGCACGAATGGCGTCGTGATATTTAAAAAGTTGGATTAA
- the acpP gene encoding acyl carrier protein: MAVFEDVRDVVVEQLSVDPQAVKLESKIIEDLGADSLDVVELVMALEEKFEVEIPDSEAEKLISIQDVVNYIEKLGK; the protein is encoded by the coding sequence ATGGCAGTATTTGAAGACGTAAGAGACGTAGTTGTAGAGCAACTAAGTGTAGATCCACAAGCAGTAAAATTAGAGTCTAAAATCATTGAGGATTTAGGCGCTGATTCACTTGACGTTGTAGAGCTAGTTATGGCTTTAGAAGAGAAATTTGAAGTAGAAATTCCTGATAGCGAAGCAGAGAAATTAATAAGCATTCAAGACGTTGTAAATTATATAGAAAAACTAGGCAAATAA
- the fabG gene encoding 3-oxoacyl-ACP reductase FabG — protein sequence MKFSGKNVLITGASRGIGAQIAKTLANMGLKVWINYRSKPEIADALQAEIEQNGGKAAVIKFDATDEDEFIKGINLIVDSDGELSYLVNNAGITNDKLALRMKTSEFTDVINANLTSAFIGCREALKVMSKKRFGAVVNVASIVGEMGNAGQVNYSASKGGLIAMSKSFAKEGASRNIRFNSVTPGFIETDMTHGLSDEVKKTYSDNIPLKRFGSASEVAEAVAFLLSDHASYVTGETLKINGGLYM from the coding sequence ATGAAATTTAGCGGAAAAAACGTGCTAATAACAGGCGCAAGTAGAGGTATCGGCGCACAGATCGCAAAGACGCTTGCAAATATGGGCTTAAAAGTGTGGATAAACTACCGCTCAAAGCCTGAGATAGCAGACGCTTTGCAGGCTGAGATCGAGCAAAATGGTGGCAAGGCTGCAGTAATAAAATTTGACGCAACTGACGAAGATGAGTTTATAAAAGGTATAAATTTGATAGTTGATAGTGATGGTGAGCTAAGCTATCTCGTAAATAACGCTGGCATCACAAATGACAAGCTAGCGCTTCGTATGAAAACTAGCGAATTTACAGATGTAATAAATGCAAATTTAACTTCAGCTTTTATAGGATGCAGAGAGGCTTTAAAAGTGATGAGTAAAAAGCGCTTTGGAGCGGTCGTAAATGTCGCATCTATCGTTGGTGAGATGGGAAATGCTGGACAGGTGAATTATTCAGCCAGCAAGGGCGGACTAATCGCCATGAGTAAGAGCTTTGCAAAAGAGGGCGCAAGTAGAAATATCCGCTTTAACAGCGTAACTCCGGGCTTTATCGAGACTGATATGACACATGGGCTAAGCGATGAGGTGAAAAAAACTTATAGCGATAACATCCCGCTAAAACGTTTCGGTAGCGCTAGTGAGGTGGCTGAGGCAGTAGCGTTTTTACTAAGTGATCACGCAAGCTACGTAACTGGAGAGACACTTAAAATAAATGGCGGACTTTATATGTAG
- a CDS encoding L-arabinose ABC transporter: MCCFGTRIFLLMLITVLSFGFARLYPVLPVVGYYLILANLLSILMFSLFFKGLLPSFVKVNAIHYFSLIGGFLGAFLMMLVFKKVAKDKFTLIELIIFMLWVLIIAIVIFKFQAILDIFRGI, encoded by the coding sequence ATGTGTTGTTTTGGGACTAGGATCTTTTTGCTTATGCTTATCACTGTTTTAAGCTTTGGCTTTGCTAGGCTCTACCCAGTTTTACCAGTCGTTGGTTACTACTTGATACTTGCAAATTTGCTCTCAATTTTGATGTTTTCACTATTTTTTAAAGGGCTTTTGCCAAGCTTTGTAAAGGTTAATGCGATCCACTATTTTTCGCTAATCGGCGGCTTTTTAGGAGCATTTTTAATGATGCTTGTTTTTAAAAAAGTTGCAAAAGATAAATTTACTCTAATAGAGCTTATTATTTTTATGCTTTGGGTGCTAATAATCGCCATAGTCATCTTTAAATTTCAAGCCATTCTTGACATTTTTAGGGGAATTTAG
- a CDS encoding ATP/GTP-binding protein translates to MQTNFYSQGSYNNMSFSMKTSSGDEISFSMYDNKSLEFSSQKNGTSSQRSLTLMREYGYEFLYKGNGIDEQDMKEIEEAMKQIRPQVDEFMKNVKEGDKIAGSSQSISDLSNKIKQMLPTAKDLNHKNFINDNMLKMFDELLAKNDANKNLLSATKRLFDTLLNESNKVSYYA, encoded by the coding sequence ATGCAAACAAATTTTTACTCTCAAGGAAGCTACAACAACATGAGCTTTTCGATGAAGACTAGCTCAGGCGATGAGATAAGCTTTTCGATGTATGACAACAAAAGTTTGGAGTTTTCAAGCCAGAAAAATGGTACTTCAAGCCAAAGAAGTCTTACTCTCATGCGCGAATACGGCTATGAGTTTTTATATAAAGGAAACGGCATAGACGAGCAAGATATGAAAGAGATCGAAGAGGCGATGAAGCAAATTCGCCCACAGGTTGATGAATTTATGAAAAACGTCAAAGAGGGCGACAAGATCGCTGGTAGCAGCCAAAGCATAAGTGATCTTTCAAACAAGATCAAGCAAATGTTGCCTACCGCAAAAGATCTAAATCACAAAAATTTTATAAATGACAATATGCTAAAGATGTTTGACGAGCTTCTGGCTAAAAATGATGCAAACAAAAATCTACTAAGTGCCACAAAAAGGCTATTTGACACATTACTTAATGAGAGCAACAAAGTATCTTACTATGCGTAA